A window of Chaetodon auriga isolate fChaAug3 chromosome 2, fChaAug3.hap1, whole genome shotgun sequence contains these coding sequences:
- the LOC143331437 gene encoding neurogenic differentiation factor 4-like encodes MMIKPYVRQAEGEEVVSPLQWIDGDVSSPDGDASVSSHRYRAGGVNQQNQEMGSEDAEEDEEDEEEGQEDENESKRRGPKKKRMTKARLERFRARRVKANARERSRMHGLNDALENLRSIMPCHSKTQKLSKIETLRLARNYICALSEALEGGLSTESRAFMETLCKGLSQPTTNLVAGCLQLGPASSAGMRPEDRHRVRAAPTPIGGMVSYSSPGLPSPPYGTFDSAHLLHLRAMKGGVYENHSPNEYNASGVGTPPYDGPPTPPLSISSNLVPKQEPSPHYPPPHHYSPSPVDQGLFQTQTSYDVHLEGPYDSYHPPHIAPRQIASVYRD; translated from the coding sequence ATGATGATTAAGCCATATGTGAGAcaagctgagggagaggaggtcgTCAGCCCTCTGCAGTGGATCGATGGAGACGTGAGCTCACCTGATGGAGATGCGTCAGTGTCATCGCACCGCTACAGAGCAGGTGGAGTGAACCAACAGAACCAGGAGATGGGGAGTGAGGAcgcagaggaagacgaggaggatgaggaggaggggcaggAGGATGAAAATGAGTCCAAACGTCGAGGGCCCAAGAAAAAGCGGATGACCAAGGCCCGTCTGGAGCGATTCCGTGCGAGGCGCGTAAAGGCTAACGCGAGGGAGCGTTCACGCATGCACGGTCTGAACGATGCACTGGAGAACCTGCGCAGCATCATGCCCTGTCActccaaaacacagaaactgtccAAGATCGAGACGTTGCGGCTGGCCCGCAACTACATCTGTGCTCTGTCTGAGGCCCTGGAGGGGGGCCTTTCCACAGAGAGCAGGGCTTTCATGGAGACGCTGTGTAAGGGGCTCTCACAGCCCACCACCAACCTGGTGGCCGGCTGCTTGCAGCTGGGACCAGCTTCTAGCGCTGGGATGAGGcctgaggacagacacagagtgcgGGCAGCACCCACTCCCATTGGTGGCATGGTGAGCTACTCCTCTCCAGGCCTACCAAGTCCACCATATGGCACTTTtgactctgctcacctgcttcACCTGAGGGCCATGAAAGGGGGAGTGTACGAGAACCACTCGCCAAATGAGTACAACGCTAGCGGTGTGGGGACACCTCCATACGATGGCCCCCCCACACCACCTCTGAGCATCAGCAGCAACCTGGTGCCCAAACAGGAGCCTTCACCCCACTACCCACCTCCACACCACTACTCCCCCTCCCCTGTGGACCAGGGCCTGTTTCAGACTCAGACCAGCTATGATGTACACTTAGAGGGGCCGTATGACTCCTACCATCCACCGCATATAGCCCCCCGACAGATAGCCTCCGTCTACAGAGACTAA